CAAGCTCACGCGGCTGGGCGGTCGCCTGCCCACCAGCCAGGCGCTGGATCGCCTCGCCTACCGCACCACGGTGTTCGTCATGCCGGTGTGGACCTTCGCGATCGTCGCGGGTGCGATCTGGGCCGAGGCCGCTTGGGGTCGTTTCTGGGGCTGGGACCCGAAGGAGACCACCGCCCTCGTCGCGTGGATCTTCTACGCCGCCTACCTGCACGCGCGGGCAACCCCCGGATGGCGGGGCGTACGCGCCGCGTGGATCAACATCCTCGGCTTCGTGGCGATGCTGTTCAACCTGTTCTTCATCAATATCGTGATTACCGGCCTGCACTCCTACGCCGGTCTCTGAGTTCGCGGCTGCCGGTGGCCGGACGCCGTGCAGTCCGCCCAACTTCGATCCCGGCTTTGATCTCGGATGTCTCCGGGTCTACCGTCGCGAGGGGATCGGAGGATCTCGATTCGCTCTGGAGGGGGCTCGAACGGTGACCGGACGATACGAGGAACCGGAGACGGTGCGCGATGCGAGACCGGTGTCTCCCGGTGCTGTTCCGGAGCCGGAGGCGAATCCGGCCGAGCCCGGGCAGTGGAACGCGGAGACAGCGGCGCCTGCGGCTTCGTCGGGCCGTGCTCCGTGGCAGGAGGAGGCGCCACCGGACTACGGTGACGGTGGTGATGCGCTCGGCCAGTACGTCGAGCCCGGAACCGATCCGGAGCAGCCGCATCCGGGGACCGGTCCGAATTCCGCACAGTCGTCTGTGGACTCCATGCCCTCCTGTGGACAGCACGTGCCTGCTGCGGAGCCGGGGCCACAGCAGTACACGGCTCCACCGGGGCCCTACTCGGCTCAGGCGGGGCCGCCCCAGCCCGGCATGTACCCGCCGCAAGGCGGGCCGTACATGCCGCAGGCTCAGCCCGGTGCCCAGCCGCCGCAGCCGAATCCGGCCCAACCGCAGCCGAATCCGGCCCAGCAGCAGTACCCGTTTCCCGCGCAGCAGCCACCCGGCGCGATGGGGCCGGGAGAACAGCCGTTCCCGCAACAGGACCTGTCCTCGGCACAGCTGCTCCGGCAGACCAAGCGGCCCCCGCAGTCCGGCTGGCGCCGAGCCCTGTACGTGGCCAGCGGCCGCACCATCAATCTCGGCGAGAGTGCCGCGGATCTGCGCCGCAGGGAATTGATCGGACGCATCAATCAGCCGCTGCACGGCTGCTACCGGATCGCGATGCTGAGCCTCAAGGGCGGTGTCGGCAAGACGACGGCGACGGCGACGCTGGGCTCCACGTTCTCCTCGCTGCGGGGCGATCGGGTGATCGCCGTCGACGCCAATCCCGACCGTGGGACGCTGGGTCAGAAGATCCCGCTGGAAACCACTGCCACCGTGCGGCATCTTCTGCGGGATGCCCAGCGGATCCGCAAGTACAGTGATGTCCGGTCGTACACCTCCCAAGGACCGAGCAGGCTGGAGATCCTCGCGAGTGAGCAGGACCCGGCGACCTCGGAGGCATTCAGCGAGGACGACTACCGACGCACCGTGACGTTGCTGGAGCACTTCTACAACGTGGTGCTCACCGACTGTGGCACCGGGCTGATGCACTCGGCCATGAAGGGCGTGCTGGATGTCGCCGACTCGCTGGTGATCGTGTCGTCGAGTTCCATCGATGGTGCGCGCAGTGCCTCGGCAACGCTGGACTGGCTGGACGCGCACGGGTACGGCGACCTGGTGAGCCGGTCCGTCGCGGTCATCAACTCGGTGCGGCCGGGCTCGGGCAAGGTGGATGTGGACAAGCTGACCGCGCACTTCGGCTCGCGCTGTCGCGCGGTCTCGAGGATTCCGTTCGACTCGCATCTGGACGAGGGGGCCGAGGTGGAGCTGGAGCGGCTGGCGGCACCGACCAGGCTGGCGTTGCTGGAACTCGCCGCGACCGTGGCCGATGACTTCCCGCACGCCCTCGGCAGGCAGCGCACAGCCGGGATGTGAGCGGAGTCATCGGCCCGTGTCGAGCGGGCGTCAACTCTCGTCGTCGCGCTGCTTGCGCT
This Haloactinomyces albus DNA region includes the following protein-coding sequences:
- a CDS encoding MinD/ParA family ATP-binding protein: MTGRYEEPETVRDARPVSPGAVPEPEANPAEPGQWNAETAAPAASSGRAPWQEEAPPDYGDGGDALGQYVEPGTDPEQPHPGTGPNSAQSSVDSMPSCGQHVPAAEPGPQQYTAPPGPYSAQAGPPQPGMYPPQGGPYMPQAQPGAQPPQPNPAQPQPNPAQQQYPFPAQQPPGAMGPGEQPFPQQDLSSAQLLRQTKRPPQSGWRRALYVASGRTINLGESAADLRRRELIGRINQPLHGCYRIAMLSLKGGVGKTTATATLGSTFSSLRGDRVIAVDANPDRGTLGQKIPLETTATVRHLLRDAQRIRKYSDVRSYTSQGPSRLEILASEQDPATSEAFSEDDYRRTVTLLEHFYNVVLTDCGTGLMHSAMKGVLDVADSLVIVSSSSIDGARSASATLDWLDAHGYGDLVSRSVAVINSVRPGSGKVDVDKLTAHFGSRCRAVSRIPFDSHLDEGAEVELERLAAPTRLALLELAATVADDFPHALGRQRTAGM